DNA sequence from the Clostridia bacterium genome:
TTATGTTTGCTATCCATTCTTCTCTCATCTTCTCTGTCTTTGCCCTTTCTGATTCAATTGCCGAAAGTGCATGAGAAAGATTGTCAAGACTGCTGTATACATCTTTGTAAAGTCCACATGTTTTATATCTGCGAGAATAGTTTCCACTTGCAAGAATTTTTATTTCTTCAATTATACTTACTATGGGATTTGCAAGCCACCTGCTGAAAACATAACCAGATAGTATTGAAACAACGGTTATTGTGAGAATAACGCCAAGGATGATTTTTGCTATATCCCAGAATATCGTAGTATGGCTGAAGTAAAAAGTAATCCTGTCTGTTTTGAGAGAGGGAAAGCCTATAATATAGGTGAATTTCCGTTTGCCGCTCTCAAATATTCCGGTATACAGTGTACTTCCCTTTATAGTACCGGACTGGGAATTGAATAAGACAAGCTCTCCTGGGATATAGTGATAGGGGAAATTAGAGGGTTTAAACCTGCTATACACCTCAGTTCCGTTTTCGTTCAATATCTGTATCCAAAGCTGGTTTTCCTTTAGATTGTCTATATACTTACTATCAATGTATATTTTGCCATCCTTTAGCTCTATATTTTGTCTGAAATTATGAAAAAATTCGGATGGGTTTACGGATTTTCCATAATACTTGACTACATTGTCCTTATTCTTGAAAAAATATATGAAACTGCTGATGAAATTAAACGCCACCAGACAGTAAGATACAACAAGCACTGTTATCAGAATGGCAGCCAAAAACCGTCCTGTAATCTTCCACTTCATAAAAACCTCCTGTTTACTAATCATACAAGCACAATGGCGTGGTATGACGGTGCATGCTTCTATTCGGTTTTGGCGGATAGCTTGTAGCCTAATCCTTTTATAGTCTTAATGTATTTCGGGCTACTGGGGTCATCCTCAATTTTTTCTCTTAGGTGGCAGATATGGACCATTATTGCATTGTCATAACCGATATATTCCTCTCCCCAGACGTCATCGCAAAGCTTACGCTTGCTTATAACCCTGTTGCGGTTTTCTACCATGTATAATAATAGTTGATACTCCTTTGCTGTAAGCGCCAATGGTTTTCCGGACTTTTTGACTTCTCCTGTACCTGGGTTAAGCTCGATATTACCAAAGGCTATTACCTTATCAAGCGTATTTCCATTTTTTTCTATACCAAGAAGCTGGCTCCTTCTGAACTGGGCTTTTATACGGAAAGCTACTTCCTTTGGACTGAAGGGTTTGGTTACATAGTCGTCGCCGCCAATGCCTATACCGAGGATTTTGTCTACATCGTCGGATTTGGCAGACAGAAAAATAATCGGCACAAGGGTAAATTCCCTGAGCTTCCTGCATACCTCGTATCCATCTATATCGGGAAGCATTATGTCGAGAACAATTATGTCAGGGGCATAAACCTTACATGCCTCAATACCTTTTAAACCTGAAGCAGCTTTATATATACGTCTGAACCCTTCTTTGAGAAGTACTGTCTCCAGTAAGTTCAAAATATCTGTTTCATCATCAATGATAAGTATCTTCTTATCAGATATGCCTTCTATATTTATCATTCCGGACCCCCATACAGATATGCCTTAAAACCGGAAGAGGTTTTATAAAATATATTTCTCTGGTCTTCCGGGTTAATCAGGCGTTACATATTCATACTACCGTTTTCAGTATACAATAAAAATGTTGTGTGTTCCATAAAAACTAAATTTGATCCTTTTTCTTTGATTTCCTTTTATTTGCTTCCAATAAAGCAAAATATATACAGAAAATTACTGCTACCATGATTGGTGTATCCATACTTATCCTCCTTTCAAACCTTGCTCCTTAATATTGGTTCTTTGATTTTTTCTTTACTTGACTTCATATATAAATTATATAAACCAAACCTTAAGCGATTATTTTTCCAATCTTAAGATTACCTTAACAACGGAGATTTTGGAGGAATTTGGACGAAACTGCTATGAGCCTCAATTTTGACATGAATGCTTCAGTATATTAAAATAGTAATGTATAAATCTTATGTTGTTGCTGTATATTATGTAAACCATGGCGCATATAGGAATATTTACTTTATTCCAATAAAATACTGCCGGGACAACATTAAACATTATTGCACTAAATCCAATTCACTCAGGGAAGAGGTAATAGAGAAATCATGAATAATACTAGAAATAGATATCAGGGTACATACAGTAAAAGAGTAAAGAGAAACAATCAGAAGAAAAGAAAGAAATTTATCAGGGCACTTTTGATAATCTTAGCCGCTTTAGCAATAATTGCAGTATTTTTATCAAAGGTTACATCGGCTAGTTTCTTTATAGCATATCTGATAGAGATTTCCGCAGTATTCGGTCTTATGAGTATTGCTTCATACATAAGGTCCAAGAATAGGAAGGCTGGGAAAAGCTTACCTAAAAAGAGCATGACAACTGCCATGAATAGAATTGACACAAGCCCTGTCCGGGAGTTGAAGAGGTATAGTGAAGGATCATATACAAATCGCAGTAAAAAAAGCAATTTTGACTGGGTACTGGAAGGCAGGCAGGAGAATGCTGCTGCAATAGAAATTGTAGACAACCCTGGTGTTGAGAACAAAAAAAGTGAGATACGGGAAGAAAGGAAATTTGTTCCGTACAGATCGCCTTTTGAGCCCATTAATCCTGTAAATAAACCCGTCGAACCATTTGAAGAAACTACTGCAGACGGGATAAATCCATGTGAGGCAAATACGAGTGTTGCAGAAGTTGAATACGTAGCAGAAAAAGAATCCGGAACTGACATAAGCATAATGTTTGATGACGCATCTTCAGGTATTGAGGGTGAGCAGGAGTTTGAAGCCGACGAAAAAAGATTTGTATTTGAGGATAGTGGCGGAATGGAGACAGTGGAAGAGGGCAATGAGCCTCAATATGATGAATATGGAACTGATAATCTGGGGCAGGATAATTCTTGTGATGTTACCCCTCAAAAAACGTGTAGCAGACTGCTGAATGAAGAGAATGCCGGAAAGCCCAGAGTGGTGAGGTTGATAAGAAGAGCGAAGGGGACAGTCGGCATTGCAGTAGCAGGCGCTGATAACCGCAGCAGGGAAATAAAAAGACAGGAGAGCATAATACTTCCTCCGACAGATATCCTCAAAACACATGAAGCGACAGACAAAGATAAGCACTTGATGTCTGAAGCGGATTATAATGCAGAGAAGCTTGTCGAGACACTGGCAAGTTTCGGAGTAGGGGCAAAAGTAGTAAATGTAAGTAAGGGACCTGCAGTTACAAGATATGAGTTGCAGCCCAATATCGGGGTAAAGGTCAGCAAGATTGTTAACCTTGCGGATGATATAGCACTAAACCTGGCGGCTACTGCAGTCAGGATAGAGGCCCCAATACCGGGGAAAGCAGCAATTGGAATAGAAATACCGAATAAGGAAGTAATGTCTGTATTATTGAGAGATGTTATAGAGTCTGAAGAGTTTGTCCGCCACTCTTCAAAGCTTGCTTTTGCCGTAGGTAAGGATATATCAGGCAATACGGTCGTTGCTGACATAGCAAAAATGCCGCATCTTCTGATAGCCGGAGCAACAGGTTCCGGAAAGAGTGTATGTATTAACACGCTGATAGCCAGCATCTTATATAAGGCTTCACCTTCTGAAGTAAGGTTACTGATGATTGATCCTAAGGTGGTAGAATTGAACGTATATAATGGGATACCTCATCTGCTCATTCCTGTAGTAACAGATCCCAAAAAAGCAGCAGGCGCTTTAAATTGGGCTATACAGGAAATGACCAGCAGGTATAAGCTGTTTGCTGATAATAATGTAAGAGACCTGAAGGGGTTTAATAATCTGATCAGGCAGAGAAATGAGGGAGAGCAGCTCCCGCAGATAGTAATAATAATAGATGAGCTTGCTGATCTTATGATGGTGGCACCAAATGACGTCGAGGATTGTATATGCCGTTTGGCTCAGATGGCAAGAGCAGCTGGAATGCATCTGGTTATAGCAACTCAAAGACCTTCTGTCGATATTATTACAGGAGTCATAAAAGCAAATATTCCTTCACGGATATCCTTTGCAGTTACTTCACAGGTAGATTCAAGGACTATTTTGGATATGGCAGGAGCAGAAAAGCTGCTTGGACGCGGTGATATGCTGTTTAGCCCGATAGGGGAGCCAAAACCTATAAGGGTACAAGGCGCTTTTATATCGGATAAGGAAGTAGAATCGATAGTTGATCATCTTAAAGCTTCTTCAACAGTTGAATATGATGAGGAAATACTGCAGAAGATCGAAAAAACCTCTGAACCGGGCCAGGTAGAATCGGATGGTGATGATGAACTTTTGCAGCAGGCTATAGATATGGTCATAGACTGCGGACAAGCATCATCATCCCTGATTCAACGAAAGTTCAAGGTAGGCTATGCTAGGGCGGCAAGGATTGTGGATCAGATGGAGGCATGGGGTGTGGTAAGTGCATCCGACGGAAGCAGCAAGGCAAGAAGAGTATTGATTACCAGACAGGAATGGGAAGACTTGAATGCATAAACCTATGGAAAAATGTGTTCAGTAAAAATGTAAAACTTCCTCTTGACTTTATGTCAGGCTATCTGCTACAATATAAAAGCGCGTTAGGTGAGACGTGCATATGGCGGCGTAGCTCAGTTGGCCAGAGCATGCGGTTCATACCCGCAGTGTCGTTGGTTCAAATCCGACCGCCGCTACCATACGGCCCATTGGTCAAGTGGCCTAAGACACCGCCCTTTCACGGCGGTAACAGGGGTTCGAATCCCCTATGGGTCACCATTCAGTTGACAGTTGTAAGCTGTTAACTGATTTACGGGCGCTTAGCTCAGCTGGGAGAGCACCTGCCTTACAAGCAGGGGGTCATAGGTTCGAGCCCTATAGTGCCCACCAAAAAAAGAGAAGTATCAAATTTAATTTGATACTTCTCTTTTTTTGTATAATCTTAGATAAGATGATGAGGAGCAATCATGAAATTATCATGCCTGCTCTCAGCCTATTCACAGTTTCCATGCCTTTTAGGGCTTCTACTATTTTCAACGCGAATTCAAGGCATGTACCCGGCCCACGGGAGGTAATTATTTTTCCATCAGTGATGGTAGTAATTTCCTTTGAACAAATATTTGCGCCGGTTAAGTTTGATTCGCATCCAGGATAGCATACGGCGGATTTATCCTGGAGGAGGCCCAGCCTACCCAGAACAGTCGGTGCGGCACAAATGGCAGCCAGCCACTTTCCCTGCTCAGAAAAATTCCTGATTTCTTCTTTAAGGCCTGTGTGGTTATTCAGGTTTTCTGTCCCCGGCCCGCCACCTGGAAGTATTATCATA
Encoded proteins:
- a CDS encoding HAMP domain-containing histidine kinase gives rise to the protein MKWKITGRFLAAILITVLVVSYCLVAFNFISSFIYFFKNKDNVVKYYGKSVNPSEFFHNFRQNIELKDGKIYIDSKYIDNLKENQLWIQILNENGTEVYSRFKPSNFPYHYIPGELVLFNSQSGTIKGSTLYTGIFESGKRKFTYIIGFPSLKTDRITFYFSHTTIFWDIAKIILGVILTITVVSILSGYVFSRWLANPIVSIIEEIKILASGNYSRRYKTCGLYKDVYSSLDNLSHALSAIESERAKTEKMREEWIANITHDIRTPLSSIKGYSEILLDPAYNLSTEEQKKYAEVISNKTNYIGNLIDDLKLTYQLKTSLNLPDMRAENLIDIVRDTVIDILNHPEYEDAEITLDHQEESIMFSCDCIMLRRAFTNVIYNALVHNDKGTKINISIKQDDLIAIEIADNGKGIVPEDLDRLFDRYYRGTNTGEAHKGSGLGMAIAKQIIEAHKGTISVASTPGAGTKVLVRFVCK
- a CDS encoding response regulator transcription factor, translating into MINIEGISDKKILIIDDETDILNLLETVLLKEGFRRIYKAASGLKGIEACKVYAPDIIVLDIMLPDIDGYEVCRKLREFTLVPIIFLSAKSDDVDKILGIGIGGDDYVTKPFSPKEVAFRIKAQFRRSQLLGIEKNGNTLDKVIAFGNIELNPGTGEVKKSGKPLALTAKEYQLLLYMVENRNRVISKRKLCDDVWGEEYIGYDNAIMVHICHLREKIEDDPSSPKYIKTIKGLGYKLSAKTE
- a CDS encoding DNA translocase FtsK; translated protein: MNNTRNRYQGTYSKRVKRNNQKKRKKFIRALLIILAALAIIAVFLSKVTSASFFIAYLIEISAVFGLMSIASYIRSKNRKAGKSLPKKSMTTAMNRIDTSPVRELKRYSEGSYTNRSKKSNFDWVLEGRQENAAAIEIVDNPGVENKKSEIREERKFVPYRSPFEPINPVNKPVEPFEETTADGINPCEANTSVAEVEYVAEKESGTDISIMFDDASSGIEGEQEFEADEKRFVFEDSGGMETVEEGNEPQYDEYGTDNLGQDNSCDVTPQKTCSRLLNEENAGKPRVVRLIRRAKGTVGIAVAGADNRSREIKRQESIILPPTDILKTHEATDKDKHLMSEADYNAEKLVETLASFGVGAKVVNVSKGPAVTRYELQPNIGVKVSKIVNLADDIALNLAATAVRIEAPIPGKAAIGIEIPNKEVMSVLLRDVIESEEFVRHSSKLAFAVGKDISGNTVVADIAKMPHLLIAGATGSGKSVCINTLIASILYKASPSEVRLLMIDPKVVELNVYNGIPHLLIPVVTDPKKAAGALNWAIQEMTSRYKLFADNNVRDLKGFNNLIRQRNEGEQLPQIVIIIDELADLMMVAPNDVEDCICRLAQMARAAGMHLVIATQRPSVDIITGVIKANIPSRISFAVTSQVDSRTILDMAGAEKLLGRGDMLFSPIGEPKPIRVQGAFISDKEVESIVDHLKASSTVEYDEEILQKIEKTSEPGQVESDGDDELLQQAIDMVIDCGQASSSLIQRKFKVGYARAARIVDQMEAWGVVSASDGSSKARRVLITRQEWEDLNA
- a CDS encoding DJ-1/PfpI family protein — translated: MKVYLHLADGFEEIEAISVVDILRRAGIETQTVSITGRKEVHGVHDIKVISDILFEDADYSSADMIILPGGGPGTENLNNHTGLKEEIRNFSEQGKWLAAICAAPTVLGRLGLLQDKSAVCYPGCESNLTGANICSKEITTITDGKIITSRGPGTCLEFALKIVEALKGMETVNRLRAGMIIS